Below is a window of Chryseobacterium arthrosphaerae DNA.
ATGTGCAGTGGAAATAATCATATTCTGATCCCACCGTATAATCTTTAGGAATGAAAGAATAGTTTTCTTCCTTTGAAGAACCTACTACGTCTACTGTTCCTAGTTTTTTTGCTTCTTTAATAGCTCCTGCAGCCCATGTTCCCGTATCCAGGTAAGCTGCTTTTCCGCCTACTTTCATCAGGTTGTAGGGTACCATGGCAAACTGCATGCTGGCACCGCTTCCCAAATAAAGTACCTCATAATCATCACCAAGATTCATCAATCTTTTTACAATTGCACGTGCTTCGTCCATTACAGCAACGAAATCCTTGCTTCTGTGGGAGATTTCAAGAAGGGATAGCCCGATACCATTGAAGTCCAGGATAGCCTGTGCTGATTTTTCGAATACCTCTTGTGGTAAAATACATGGTCCTGCGCTGAAGTTGTGCTTTTTGTTCATATTTTTATTTTTTGGTTGCCTCCGGAATATTTTTCATTCCTTTAGCTTTGTTTGTGGTTTTCTATTAGGTTTACTGAGGTTTTTATTAAAAAAAGCCGCCTCAAAAGCATGAGACGGAGTTCTTTTATTCGCCGTGTAAGAATGCTTTTTTATTAAGCAGTGCTTCTTCAGATTCTACATGGTCTTCATCAGGTACGCAGCAGTCTACCGGACATACGGCAGCACATTGCGGCTCCTCATGGAATCCTTTACATTCAGTACATTTGTCTGTAACAATGAAATAAACATCATCACTTACAGGTTCCTGAGGTGCGTTCGCATCTACAGTAAGTCCTGAAGGAAGCGTTACAGTACCTTGAAGTGTTGTACCTTCAGAAGCTTTCCAGTCTACGGCTCCTTCATATATTGCATTATTTGGACATTCCGGTTCGCAAGCCCCGCAGTTAATGCATTCATCAGTTATTTTAATAGCCATCGCTAATTTTTTTTAAATTTGCACAAAATTACAAAATATTCCCCAATTTTAAAGTAATTATGAATACCGAAAATCAAGTTTTAGGACTTATTAAATTAAGTGATTATATAAAAGCGTTTTTAGCTAAGAAAACAGAAGATTACAATGAAGAT
It encodes the following:
- a CDS encoding 4Fe-4S binding protein, which gives rise to MAIKITDECINCGACEPECPNNAIYEGAVDWKASEGTTLQGTVTLPSGLTVDANAPQEPVSDDVYFIVTDKCTECKGFHEEPQCAAVCPVDCCVPDEDHVESEEALLNKKAFLHGE